A genome region from Flavobacterium sp. CFS9 includes the following:
- a CDS encoding polymorphic toxin type 23 domain-containing protein, translated as MKKFYFALAFSFMGLFIFGQTGSTGYSTEVGITEGELSVSLSGAANYTVPIAVPPGINGVVPQISLTYNSQGGNGAAGYGWNISGVSIISRIPSTKFHDNIIDPVDFDSYDRFAYNGQRLILKSGTYGGDGAIYETENFSNVKITSYGVHPNGANYGPAYFRVEHPDGSKAFYGNSSDSRSITDWAITYWENEQNVRISYSYLLENNVLEIASIKYGTLSTTTPINAINFNYDLKTRPEQVYIAGQNLRRTKKISSINVIGNGIGFRNYSLDYFSTSLDYDQLKRITEKSGDNSKSLNPTVFEYGEIGTTIDAKPTVSPLVLGEINSNNSATVSGDFDGDAKMDFVLYSTTVGVNMQKEFWMFTGIDNNSSISTIKVDSGYFGTIFPSNGLTSDNKKYHYQGVTISQGDEANHNAINFKTYYKYSNKVLPDYTKQAVFPERWIQNCTESSSQGGAKFFFSGDFNGDGLTDVMALDQDIQELFCEPDPYGGPDQFIYSTNSPSQFYFVDLDRRKTSNFVNYAGTLQEYFLSTDSRIETFDVNGDGKTDILHFKNGKVYVYTLNNDNQLEFLWKTLDQDIKISQAILSGDYNGDGKMDFIIAKSTGLNANEYVKFLSTGIGFVKTTETYAFVNRGSSSDRDGVTTRNFIPLDINADGKTDIVQFTTAFGRVFDGGRVYIDVFKNANDSFLPSVTYDTTPLKAIRSYPLPVFLSPKTNNQYLSVGVISNSQLYSFDSKNDFSKEVLLNSITTGNGVKETVTYNSLQQDQYEPLYVPTIFTETFPNVDIIVAPSFRVVSMLEKQSKDVYKKQRYFYSGAVSNVEGLGFLGFRSTVKTNWYDKEESIISSLSKNDISLRGANVENYTVLGLHSPLLPNPNAVSISSTIVKDKNYTVVKTDNLVATQSIVLKPDTWIKPETGHTFSAKINEDGNAGTSINTPVSFITKSLLAYESELLANKVFKIKNIKTKQFNVLEDTGSETFVEYDTNNNPLKSTALLKESGSTVQTTISSVTYVPSTVSPYVVGRPSGKNESIAVSGDTMTSEELYYYQNGLLTQIKKKGTNTDYIVEDNQHDTFGNIIQKTITASGLPARVTSYGYDPSGRFLTRSTDIEKLSTTFVYNTDGTLESETNPYGLKTSYLYDSWSKKTTTTDYLGKKTSYLYSRSGSKTIVTSTADDGSVSEQTFDDLGRKVRSGSKNVMGTLAYVDYLYDIHDRNYKVSEPYFGLTGTQWNETKYDIYGRVFQSIAFTGKTTDIVYSGRTSTVSDGTKSKATTKNAMGNVVSMTDTPGGTVKYTYFANGNLKESDYDGVKTTIKQDGWGRKTELKDPSAGTFTYAYNAFGETVSETTPNGTTAYVINDFGKVTQKTVDGTNTKSITTYDYDSSSKLLLGSEFKDFKNGSTSISKTIVYDDSKRIHQTVEKTPYAEFTKEFGYDEFGRVSTEISIARAGGKSSSKTIKNTYKNGSHWQILDNDTSAVLWQTNTVNERGQLVNAQNGPTTINNIYDTYGFASQFKYDKTSGSSNILTLNTLFDAKRGNLISRSNSQFGRNESFKYDAQDRLTEYTNGQGVQEKQLYDDQGRITENNLGTYSYSKDKPYQNNAIAVTPEALTYYTAKPRQIISYNVFNSPVQIEEKDIDKVSFTYNDNDSRTAMFYGGLQDEKLDRPLQKYYSEDGSMEIKFNKTTSAYEFITYIGGDGYSAPIVLKSNGTAQDYLYLQRDYQGSIVGIVNQTGNVVEKRLFDAWGAIVSVQDGSGNVLTGLTVLDRGYTGHEHLQSVGLINMNGRIYDPKLHRFLQPDNFVQDPFNTQNYNRYGYCWNNPLKYTDPSGEFIWVPIVIGAMVGAISGGVAYTAKAIQTGNWNIGQFGMAVLGGAVIGGITGGIAPMSVVGVSMGNVVASAFIGGMMPSYGVQVGDWSFSISPSIAFGNTMGIGASLSVTYSSGNFSFSAGVGIMSNSNYNGLGKNGMEIRKSILASYDDGKNGVSLGSNIWGGDFAQRTGVVGLHFGDFRAMYENDGGPVLKKGFGDAGDSYRTAALNLSVGKFTAGFNLFTGKRENIPEGKSPENRSIDGYGRKYTYGNVDERGTKYRLGALTVGYGSYRVGVNSEHVRHAIQDRVIHGMIHDQGFQNQSWDWKGYSQYRTSNGFTSW; from the coding sequence ATGAAGAAGTTTTATTTTGCCCTTGCATTTTCATTCATGGGTTTATTTATTTTTGGACAAACGGGATCAACAGGTTATTCGACAGAAGTAGGAATCACTGAAGGAGAATTATCTGTTTCTTTATCCGGAGCAGCAAATTATACAGTTCCAATAGCAGTTCCTCCTGGTATTAATGGGGTCGTGCCACAAATAAGTTTGACGTACAATAGTCAAGGCGGGAATGGTGCAGCGGGTTATGGTTGGAACATTTCTGGAGTATCTATTATTAGCAGAATTCCGTCAACTAAATTTCATGATAATATTATCGATCCGGTAGATTTTGATAGTTACGATAGATTTGCCTATAATGGGCAACGTCTAATTTTGAAGAGCGGGACTTATGGCGGAGATGGCGCAATATATGAAACGGAGAATTTTTCAAATGTTAAAATTACCTCGTATGGAGTTCATCCAAACGGAGCCAATTATGGCCCGGCATATTTTAGAGTGGAGCATCCCGATGGATCAAAAGCATTTTATGGAAATTCCAGTGATTCTCGCTCTATTACTGATTGGGCAATAACATATTGGGAGAATGAGCAAAACGTAAGAATAAGTTACAGTTATCTTCTTGAAAACAATGTATTGGAAATAGCATCTATAAAATATGGTACTTTATCTACGACTACTCCAATTAATGCAATTAATTTCAATTATGATTTAAAAACTAGACCGGAACAGGTATATATTGCAGGGCAAAACTTAAGAAGAACTAAGAAAATATCAAGTATAAATGTAATTGGTAATGGCATAGGTTTTAGGAATTATTCTTTGGATTATTTTTCAACATCACTAGATTATGATCAGTTAAAGCGAATTACTGAAAAAAGTGGAGACAATTCAAAAAGTTTAAATCCAACAGTATTTGAATACGGTGAAATTGGTACAACAATAGATGCAAAACCTACAGTTTCTCCATTAGTCTTAGGGGAGATAAATTCCAATAATTCGGCTACGGTATCGGGAGATTTTGATGGTGATGCAAAAATGGATTTTGTTTTGTATTCTACAACTGTTGGGGTAAATATGCAGAAAGAATTCTGGATGTTTACAGGTATTGATAATAATTCTTCTATATCTACTATCAAGGTAGATTCTGGATATTTTGGAACGATTTTTCCGTCAAATGGATTGACTAGTGATAATAAGAAGTATCATTATCAGGGTGTCACTATATCTCAGGGTGACGAAGCAAATCATAATGCAATAAATTTTAAAACTTATTATAAGTACTCAAATAAGGTGCTTCCAGATTATACCAAACAGGCTGTATTTCCTGAAAGATGGATACAAAATTGTACTGAATCATCTAGTCAGGGTGGCGCAAAATTTTTTTTCAGTGGGGATTTTAATGGAGATGGGTTAACAGATGTAATGGCACTCGATCAGGACATACAAGAACTTTTTTGTGAACCTGATCCATACGGTGGACCAGATCAGTTTATCTATTCGACAAATTCACCCAGTCAATTTTACTTTGTAGATTTAGATAGAAGAAAAACGTCAAATTTTGTAAATTATGCTGGTACATTACAAGAGTATTTTTTAAGTACTGATAGTAGAATTGAAACTTTTGATGTTAATGGTGATGGAAAGACGGACATACTTCATTTTAAGAATGGTAAAGTTTACGTTTATACTCTAAATAATGATAATCAACTGGAGTTTTTGTGGAAAACACTAGATCAGGATATCAAAATTTCTCAGGCAATATTATCCGGAGACTATAATGGAGATGGTAAAATGGATTTTATCATTGCAAAAAGTACAGGTCTTAATGCAAATGAATATGTGAAATTTTTGTCAACAGGAATCGGTTTTGTGAAAACTACTGAGACATATGCATTTGTGAATAGAGGTTCTAGTTCTGATCGTGATGGGGTTACCACACGTAATTTTATTCCTTTGGATATTAACGCTGACGGAAAGACTGATATAGTACAATTTACGACCGCATTTGGAAGAGTGTTTGATGGCGGGAGAGTTTATATTGATGTTTTTAAGAATGCAAATGATTCTTTTTTACCATCTGTGACTTATGATACGACGCCACTGAAAGCTATAAGAAGTTATCCTTTACCTGTGTTTTTGTCTCCTAAAACAAATAACCAGTACTTATCGGTAGGTGTAATCAGCAATAGTCAGTTATATTCATTCGACTCAAAGAATGATTTTAGTAAGGAAGTATTATTGAATAGTATAACTACAGGAAATGGTGTTAAAGAAACTGTTACTTATAATTCTTTACAACAGGATCAGTATGAGCCGCTTTATGTACCTACTATCTTTACTGAAACTTTTCCAAATGTAGATATTATTGTTGCACCAAGTTTTAGAGTTGTATCAATGCTTGAAAAGCAAAGTAAGGATGTTTACAAAAAGCAGCGTTATTTTTACTCAGGTGCAGTTTCAAATGTAGAAGGTTTGGGATTCTTGGGTTTTAGATCAACGGTTAAAACTAATTGGTATGATAAGGAGGAGTCAATCATTTCCAGTTTATCTAAGAATGATATAAGTTTGAGAGGAGCAAACGTAGAGAATTATACAGTATTAGGTTTACATTCTCCTCTACTACCAAATCCTAATGCAGTAAGTATTTCGAGTACAATTGTCAAAGATAAAAATTACACGGTAGTAAAAACAGATAATCTGGTGGCTACACAAAGTATTGTATTAAAGCCGGATACCTGGATAAAACCGGAAACAGGTCATACATTTTCAGCAAAAATAAACGAAGATGGTAACGCTGGAACATCAATTAACACACCTGTTAGTTTTATAACTAAATCACTGCTAGCTTATGAAAGTGAATTGTTAGCAAATAAGGTTTTCAAGATTAAAAACATTAAAACGAAACAGTTTAATGTTTTAGAGGATACTGGTTCAGAGACTTTTGTAGAGTATGATACTAACAATAATCCGTTAAAATCTACTGCGCTTTTAAAAGAATCCGGAAGCACAGTTCAAACGACCATCTCAAGTGTTACTTATGTTCCTTCTACCGTGTCTCCTTATGTGGTTGGTAGACCTTCAGGTAAAAATGAGAGTATAGCCGTTTCCGGGGATACTATGACTAGTGAAGAATTGTATTACTACCAAAATGGTTTATTAACCCAGATTAAGAAAAAAGGAACTAATACAGATTATATCGTTGAAGATAATCAACATGATACTTTTGGTAATATTATTCAAAAAACAATTACTGCATCTGGACTTCCGGCTAGAGTCACCAGTTATGGATATGATCCATCAGGAAGGTTTTTAACGCGAAGCACGGATATTGAAAAGCTGTCGACAACTTTTGTTTATAATACCGACGGGACATTAGAATCTGAAACAAATCCTTATGGGTTAAAAACATCTTATTTGTATGATTCCTGGTCCAAAAAGACAACAACTACGGATTATCTGGGGAAAAAGACTAGTTATCTGTATTCCCGTTCCGGTTCAAAAACTATTGTTACATCGACTGCTGATGATGGAAGTGTTAGTGAGCAAACATTTGATGATTTAGGCAGAAAAGTAAGGTCGGGAAGTAAAAATGTTATGGGGACTCTCGCTTATGTTGATTATTTGTATGATATCCATGATCGAAACTATAAAGTGAGTGAGCCTTATTTTGGGTTAACGGGAACTCAATGGAACGAAACGAAATACGATATTTACGGAAGAGTTTTTCAGAGTATAGCCTTTACCGGAAAAACTACAGATATAGTTTATTCAGGACGTACATCGACAGTAAGCGACGGAACAAAATCAAAAGCTACAACAAAAAATGCAATGGGCAATGTGGTATCGATGACAGATACACCAGGTGGAACGGTTAAATACACTTATTTTGCGAATGGAAATCTAAAAGAATCAGATTATGATGGAGTAAAAACTACGATTAAACAGGATGGATGGGGAAGAAAGACAGAATTAAAGGATCCATCTGCGGGTACCTTTACTTATGCTTATAATGCGTTTGGAGAAACTGTAAGTGAGACCACACCTAACGGAACGACTGCTTACGTAATAAATGATTTTGGGAAAGTAACGCAAAAGACAGTTGATGGGACAAATACGAAGTCCATAACAACGTATGACTATGATTCTTCGAGTAAATTATTGTTAGGTAGTGAGTTTAAAGATTTTAAAAATGGATCGACTTCTATTTCTAAAACAATTGTTTATGATGATTCAAAAAGAATCCACCAAACAGTGGAAAAAACACCGTACGCTGAATTTACAAAAGAATTTGGGTATGATGAGTTTGGAAGAGTATCTACAGAAATCTCTATTGCAAGAGCAGGAGGGAAATCAAGTTCGAAAACAATTAAAAACACATATAAAAATGGATCGCATTGGCAAATTCTGGACAATGACACCAGTGCTGTTTTATGGCAAACCAATACAGTAAATGAGAGAGGTCAACTCGTAAATGCGCAAAATGGACCAACAACGATAAATAATATTTATGATACTTATGGTTTCGCTTCTCAATTTAAATACGATAAAACATCAGGATCTTCAAATATTTTAACTTTAAATACTCTTTTTGATGCTAAAAGAGGTAACCTGATCAGTAGGAGTAATAGTCAGTTTGGTCGAAATGAAAGTTTCAAATACGATGCACAAGACCGATTAACTGAATATACGAACGGTCAGGGCGTACAGGAAAAACAATTGTATGACGATCAGGGAAGGATTACCGAAAATAATTTAGGGACTTATAGCTACTCAAAAGATAAACCTTATCAGAATAATGCAATAGCTGTTACTCCTGAAGCATTAACATATTATACTGCAAAACCGAGACAAATTATAAGCTATAATGTATTTAACAGTCCGGTACAGATTGAGGAAAAGGATATCGACAAAGTAAGTTTTACTTACAATGATAATGACAGTCGTACTGCGATGTTTTATGGAGGTTTGCAGGATGAGAAATTAGACAGACCTTTGCAAAAATACTATTCTGAAGACGGTAGTATGGAAATTAAGTTTAACAAAACAACGAGTGCTTATGAGTTTATTACCTACATAGGTGGAGATGGGTACTCTGCACCGATTGTATTAAAAAGCAATGGTACAGCGCAGGATTACTTATATTTGCAAAGAGATTACCAGGGTTCAATAGTAGGGATCGTCAATCAGACAGGTAATGTTGTTGAAAAACGTTTGTTTGATGCCTGGGGAGCTATTGTAAGTGTACAGGATGGGTCAGGCAATGTACTCACAGGATTGACTGTTTTAGACAGAGGTTACACAGGCCACGAACATTTACAGAGTGTAGGGCTTATCAACATGAATGGTCGTATTTATGATCCTAAACTGCATCGTTTTCTACAACCGGATAATTTTGTGCAGGATCCTTTTAATACACAAAATTATAATAGATATGGATATTGCTGGAATAATCCATTAAAGTATACAGATCCTAGTGGTGAGTTTATATGGGTTCCTATAGTGATAGGAGCTATGGTTGGTGCAATAAGTGGAGGTGTTGCGTATACTGCGAAAGCTATTCAAACAGGAAATTGGAATATAGGACAATTTGGAATGGCTGTTTTGGGAGGAGCGGTTATTGGTGGTATTACAGGAGGAATTGCACCTATGAGCGTTGTGGGGGTTAGTATGGGCAATGTAGTTGCTTCTGCATTTATTGGAGGAATGATGCCTTCTTATGGCGTACAGGTTGGGGATTGGAGTTTTAGTATTTCCCCAAGTATTGCTTTTGGTAATACTATGGGTATTGGAGCTAGTTTAAGTGTAACTTACAGCAGTGGTAATTTTAGTTTCTCGGCAGGAGTAGGAATTATGAGTAATAGCAATTATAACGGATTAGGCAAAAACGGTATGGAAATACGCAAATCTATATTGGCTAGTTATGATGATGGAAAAAACGGAGTTTCGTTGGGCAGTAATATTTGGGGAGGAGATTTTGCACAGAGAACCGGAGTGGTAGGACTGCATTTTGGAGATTTTAGAGCGATGTATGAAAATGATGGCGGACCTGTCTTAAAGAAAGGTTTTGGTGATGCTGGAGATAGTTACAGAACCGCCGCTTTGAATTTATCCGTTGGAAAATTTACCGCTGGATTCAATTTATTTACAGGGAAAAGAGAGAATATTCCAGAAGGGAAGTCGCCTGAAAACAGAAGTATTGATGGTTATGGTCGCAAATATACCTATGGTAATGTTGATGAAAGAGGAACAAAATATAGGCTAGGTGCTTTAACTGTCGGATATGGTAGTTACAGAGTTGGAGTAAACAGTGAACATGTTCGGCACGCAATCCAAGACAGAGTGATTCATGGGATGATTCATGACCAAGGATTTCAAAATCAATCTTGGGATTGGAAAGGATATAGTCAGTACAGAACTTCTAATGGCTTTACATCATGGTAA